CAGACAAAGAGCGCGACACCCAACACAGCGGCCGCCAGCCACCACCATTGGACCTGCTGCTGGAACCGCTGCAAGAACAGCATCACCGCAGTGGAGATAGCCGCGATGAGGAACAGGCCGAATATATCCAGGTGACTCTTCTGCTGCTGCTCTTCCGGAACTGTCTTAATCAGGAACGGAATGGCAACTATCAGAATGAGCGAAATCAGGAACATAGCCGGCCAGGAAATGTAGGTAGCCACAATCCCCGAGGTCAACGTTCCAATCAGCAGCGCAGCTTGGAAGGCCGCGGTGGAAAAGCCGAGGTAGGTTTTCTGATCTTCTGGGCTTAGGTACTTGGTGACATAGATGACGTAGAGTGTCTCAGCCGCCGCCAGACCGGCAGTTTGAATAATGCGGGCAGTAAGCACCATTGGCCATACTCCCTGGAAGAAATAACCCAGTAGAGAGCCCACGGCGACAAAGCCAATACCGACAATCATCAATTTGCGGATACTGATGCTGTCCGCCAATGCGGCGTACACCACCGCTCCAATGCCAATCAAAATACCGGCGAGTGTCGCCTGCAGACTGGCCGTGGAGACACTGAGATCCAGAGATTCCGCAATCGGCTTGGTCATGAACTTAAAGCCATTGTCCAAGACCAAACAGAATACAAAGGAAAACAGCAAGACCGGGACTGCGGCCTTAGGGTTTGGCGCCGCAGCGTTGGACGCTGCGCTTTGAGAGAGATTCACGTTCAAGCTGGTATTACTGGCGGGATTGCTCATCGCACTGTACCTATTTCACACTTCAAGCCAATTGATTGCAGACCAGGACACTAGAGTCGAGCCAGCGGCAATGCGAGCTCCATCATCGTCGTGAAGGCCTTCTCACGTTCTTCCGGAGTGGTCTTTCCACCGGTGACGATGTTGTCCGACACAGTGAAGATTCCCATGGCCTCCACACCGGCCTCGGCGGCAGTGGCATAAAGGCCAGCAGATTCCATCTCCACCGCCAGCACACCCATGCGTGCCCAACGGTCGTTCACATCATCCTGGAAGTTGTAGAAAATATCGCTGGACAAGATGTTGCCGACGTGTGTTGTGATGCCCTGCTCGCGGGCGCGATCGCGAACATCTTCAATCAGACGGAAAGATGCGGACGGGGCGAATGTTCCCGGCAAGTTGTACTGCGATAGAAAATTGGAGTCAGTCGACGCCGTCTGGCCAATAACCACGTCATACAGGTCCAGCTCCGGCTGCAACGCGCCGCACGAACCGACGCGAATCAGCTTCTTGCAGCCGAAAACATGGATAAGTTCCCAGGAGTACAGCGAGATAGACGGAATACCCATACCGGACCCCATGACAGACACTTCCTGCCCCTGGTAGGTGCCGGTAAAACCCAGCATGTTGCGAACTTCGTTGAACTGAACGACATCGTCCAAATAGGTCTCCGCAATGAACTTCGCACGCAGCGGGTCACCTGGCAACAAAATAGTTTCTGCAATCGGCGCACCCTTTGGGTTGATGTGTGGAGTGCTCTTACCAGTGGTATCGGACATGGCTTCCAGCCCCTTCTCCCACTAGCCGTGGGTGAAAATTACGCGAACATTGGTGTACCACTGCCCAGGTTAATTACCTGCATTACAACCGTCAATAGTAATATTTACATTTGTTCCCAATTGGGTGGAGTGACGAAAAAGGCGCGAGAACCTCCCGACAAAACTCGGGGAAATTCTCGCGCCTTCAATGCGCTACAGCTAAAGCATTAGATGCCTAGCCCTCAAACACGCTTGCTTAAAGCATGCAGGATACGCAGCCCTCAACCTCAGTACCCTCCAGCGCAACCTGACGCAGGCGGATGTAGTACAGAGTCTTAATACCCTTGCGCCATGCGTAAATCTGCGCACGGTTGAGATCACGAGTGCTCACCGTGTCCTTGAAGAACAAGGTCAGGGACAGTCCCTGGTCAACATACTTGGTAGCGACCGCGTAAGTGTCAATAATCTTCTCGTAGCCGATTTCGTAGGCATCCTGGAAGTACTCGCGATTGTCATTGTCCAAGTGCGGAGCCGGGTAGTAAACGCGACCAATCTTGCCCTCCTTGCGAATCTCAATCTGAGATGCAATCGGGTGAATCGACGAGGTCGAGTTGTTGATGTACGAAATCGAACCGGTCGGCGGCACTGCCTGCAGGTTGCGGTTGAACAGGCCGTACTCCATGACGTCGGCCTTCAGCTGCGCCCAGTCCTCAGCGTCCGGAATGTGTGCGGTGGAGTTCGCGAAGATCTCCTTTACGTGCTGAGTCTTCGGCTGAAACTCTGCCGGATCGAAGTTATCGAAGTACTTGCCGCTGGCGTAGTCGGAGTTCTCAAAGTTGACGAACCTCTGACCGCGCTCACGAGCAATCTTGTTAGAAGCGCGCAGGACAGCGTAGAGCACTGCTGCGAAGTAGGCATTGGTGAAGTCCAGGCCCTCTTCCGAGCCGTACATAATCTTCTCGCGGCCAAGGTAGCCGTGCAGGTTCATCTG
The nucleotide sequence above comes from Corynebacterium amycolatum. Encoded proteins:
- the deoD gene encoding purine-nucleoside phosphorylase, encoding MSDTTGKSTPHINPKGAPIAETILLPGDPLRAKFIAETYLDDVVQFNEVRNMLGFTGTYQGQEVSVMGSGMGIPSISLYSWELIHVFGCKKLIRVGSCGALQPELDLYDVVIGQTASTDSNFLSQYNLPGTFAPSASFRLIEDVRDRAREQGITTHVGNILSSDIFYNFQDDVNDRWARMGVLAVEMESAGLYATAAEAGVEAMGIFTVSDNIVTGGKTTPEEREKAFTTMMELALPLARL
- a CDS encoding MFS transporter; its protein translation is MSNPASNTSLNVNLSQSAASNAAAPNPKAAVPVLLFSFVFCLVLDNGFKFMTKPIAESLDLSVSTASLQATLAGILIGIGAVVYAALADSISIRKLMIVGIGFVAVGSLLGYFFQGVWPMVLTARIIQTAGLAAAETLYVIYVTKYLSPEDQKTYLGFSTAAFQAALLIGTLTSGIVATYISWPAMFLISLILIVAIPFLIKTVPEEQQQKSHLDIFGLFLIAAISTAVMLFLQRFQQQVQWWWLAAAVLGVALFVWHIRAHGNAVVSPSFFTNARYVCALIVVLVVYMVQLGYSVILLPYMVDELYGINLDGAAYILAPGYLCAVIVGVMSGKIAKFLSSRQAIVAAISIIIVALLIPAVLPGAGVATVIVSMILFPSGFALMYAPLVATALQNIPAAKSGVAIGFYNLTINIAVPVGIALTAMLVDSRPAFFSALSIAQSEAEGVSATIAWLLALMAVVGLLVYVISDRLINDTAENREKVHA